Below is a window of Cytophagaceae bacterium DNA.
CCACTTTTAATGAAGATTTTGGGTGGAGAATTGATAGAAATTAATTTCCTCAATATGTTCTGGGATATGTCTCAGTTAGTTTTGATTCCAATCATTCTGGGTTTATTGCTAAATAAACTGTTTCCGGAATTCGTTAAGAGAATCATTAAAGTATTACCTGTTTTTTCAATGTTGGGAATAGCTTACATTATTTTGGTAGTAACTGCGAGTGGAGCGGCATCCTTGAGAACTGTTGGTTTGGTTTTAATTTTAGTGGTGTTTATCCACAACACTTTCGGTTATCTTTTGGGATATTTTTCGGCCAAACTATTCCGATTGGCAGAAATAGATGCCAGAGCAATAGCAATTGAAGTAGGTATGCAAAATGGAGGTTTGGCTTCGGCATTGGCCAATGAAATGGGTAAAATAGCTACTGTAGGTTTGGCACCGGCAATATTTGGACCGCTGATGAATGTAACGGGTTCTATGATAGCCAATTACTGGAGCAAAAACGAACCCAAAGTAGAATCATAGAAATATTTTTAAATTAGTTATACTTCAAAACATACTCCACTTTGGGGTATGTTTTTTTATGTACAACAAACCCATTTACCGTTTACTTTTCTACTGATTTTTAGAGGATTCCCTTCTTTTAATTCATCAGGAAGAAGCATATCTGGCATGTCCTGAAAACAAACCGGGCGTGTAAATCTGGTTATAGCCTGAGTACCCACAGAAGTCGTACGGCTGTCGGTTGTAGCAGGATAAGGCCCTCCATGAACCATTGCATGGCATACTTCCACACCTGTTGGAAATCCATTGATTACTATCCGACCTACTTTTTGTTCCAATATTTCCAAAAGTGCAGAATACTGCAATAATTCTGTGGGAGTACCCCATACAGTTGCTGTAAGGTGACCTTCCAGTTTTTCCGCCCCTTCGAGAAGCTCATTCATGTCTGAGGCCTGAACCAAAATACTAGAAGGACCAAATACTTCTTTAGACAGTGCATCATTTGAGCAAAAATTACGAAAATCTGTTGTCAGGAAATAAGGTTGGGCGACTGTTTCGCCGGTAGATTCATTTCCGATGGCAAGAATATCTGAATACTTTTTCTGATTTTCAATGCCATTTTTGTAAGAATTTTGAATATTTTTATTTAGCAGATTTCCTCCTTGTGATTTGACTGCATGAGTTTTCAGTAAATCAACAAATTCCTGATTTTTTGGCACAAACATTAAGCCCGGATTGGTACAAAACTGTCCAACACCCAAGGTTACTGATGCCGCATATTGAGCTGCAATGCTTTCTCCTTTTTCTTTTAAAATCTCTGGTAAAACGAAGACCGGATTTACACTACCCATTTCGGCATAAACAGGAATTGGTTCTGACCTGGAATTGGCAGCATCAAAGATTGATTTCCCACCATTAAATGAGCCTGTAAAGCCAACTGCTTTTATTGCGGGATGTTTTACAAGAGCTTGCCCAATTTCAATGCCTTCATCAAAAATCAATGAAAATACACCGTCGGGCATACCACAACTTTTTGCTGCAGTAATTATTGCACGCCCAACCAATTCAGATGTTCCGGGATGGGAAGGATGGCCTTTAAAAACTACCGAACAACCCGCTGCCAGGG
It encodes the following:
- a CDS encoding aldehyde dehydrogenase (NADP(+)); the encoded protein is MEILGRNLIGFEVSEQNDKLFFAVNPFSGQNIEPAFSAASVQDLENAISKAQNAYLIYRKKTGEEKAVFLETIALEIENLGDILIQRYHLESGLAEARAMNERGRTVGQLRLFAALLREGSWVNAIIDPAQPERQPLPRPDLRSMERSLGPVAIFGASNFPLAFSVAGGDTVSALAAGCSVVFKGHPSHPGTSELVGRAIITAAKSCGMPDGVFSLIFDEGIEIGQALVKHPAIKAVGFTGSFNGGKSIFDAANSRSEPIPVYAEMGSVNPVFVLPEILKEKGESIAAQYAASVTLGVGQFCTNPGLMFVPKNQEFVDLLKTHAVKSQGGNLLNKNIQNSYKNGIENQKKYSDILAIGNESTGETVAQPYFLTTDFRNFCSNDALSKEVFGPSSILVQASDMNELLEGAEKLEGHLTATVWGTPTELLQYSALLEILEQKVGRIVINGFPTGVEVCHAMVHGGPYPATTDSRTTSVGTQAITRFTRPVCFQDMPDMLLPDELKEGNPLKISRKVNGKWVCCT
- a CDS encoding bile acid:sodium symporter family protein, translated to MKIKDYWYTISIIFLVILGYNFPDTFSSFLGIKLNTFIKPVLQIIMLGMGATMTVQDFVEIFKSPKKVFIGLLAQFTIMPILGFLLSRSFDFPPEVAAGVVLIGCSPSGLASNVMALMAKANVALSITITSMATLMAPVMTPLLMKILGGELIEINFLNMFWDMSQLVLIPIILGLLLNKLFPEFVKRIIKVLPVFSMLGIAYIILVVTASGAASLRTVGLVLILVVFIHNTFGYLLGYFSAKLFRLAEIDARAIAIEVGMQNGGLASALANEMGKIATVGLAPAIFGPLMNVTGSMIANYWSKNEPKVES